A window of the Streptomyces luomodiensis genome harbors these coding sequences:
- a CDS encoding type I polyketide synthase, translating into MSDHQDIEATYRSRLLKAATALREMEKRIERLQRRDSEPVAVIGMGCRFPGGADRPESYWRMLSEGTDPVSARPARSPADGEAAGAPLPGAEWGAFIPDTDTFDAAFFGISPREAAQMDPQQRLLLEVAWEALEDAGTVPQQLAGSDTGVFMGMSTNDYLLLSNEAGARDGYTGTGTTHCFGPGRLSYVLGLRGPSMAIDTACSSSLVAIHLAMRSLRSKESSLALAGGVNLILTDTTTEMVADLQALSPDGRCRTFDAQAGGFVRGEGCGVVVLKRLSDALAARDRVLAVLHGSAVNSDGRSVGLTAPNLAAQREVLRTALADARISACDISYVETHGTGTPLGDPIEVQALADVLGAPRPDGSRCVLGAVKSNIGHLEAAAGIAGLIKAILALHHQEIPGNLHFNTLNPRISLTGTPLEIPTGSVPWPAGGRPRLAGVSSFGMSGTNAHLILGEPPEAEPAEDATDTIPAGQRWAPGSPVLLPLSARTPEALTDLTQAYADTLAQTADSDLRSLACTAATRRQHHPHRLAVVGTTATELADALRTAVTTAPAAATSPTLTFVFSGQGTQWAGMTAELRSSEAAFAAALAECDRLIAQHAPISVLEELDAPARLHLTDIAQPAIFAVQVALAALLASWGVEPDAVIGHSVGEIAAAHLSGALDLPEAARLAVLRGRAMAQGHGRGAMTAVALGPEEAAAELPAMDTGVVVAAVNDDHSVVLSGDADELAAVVAHLQQRGVRCRALDVDYAFHSPQMAPMAEQFAHDLGHVTTQPGSRPLYSAVHGKRCTGEELTAAYWADNIRQPVLFAEAVRAAGTDGHTVFLEVTPHSVLSGHLKNLQPQATVIPTLRRNRPEVPAMLTALGALHTSGCPVDFAALYPERPRPVTLPTYPWQRRRHWLHTPPASTTATAAARHPLLGTRLDIAGTWAVFETRWAAVDEPLIRKAVQAAAEAAWDAGPVRIEDFTIQGTPPAPGRVQLVVSGSPQDGAVVTVHGRGDDGRWTPCATARAQARPAGASWPQELLALPADQREDAIALAVRTDTATVLQLPSPSEVGDDQPLMDLGMDSLMTVQLRHELAARTGWALPSTLAFDHPTPRAIARYLMDVLDAGGIQEDTP; encoded by the coding sequence GTGAGCGACCACCAGGACATCGAGGCCACGTACCGGTCGCGGCTGCTGAAGGCGGCCACCGCACTGCGCGAGATGGAAAAGCGCATCGAACGACTCCAGCGGCGGGACAGCGAACCGGTCGCCGTGATCGGCATGGGCTGCCGCTTCCCCGGCGGCGCCGACCGTCCCGAAAGCTACTGGCGGATGCTGTCGGAGGGAACCGATCCAGTCTCGGCACGCCCCGCCCGCTCCCCAGCGGACGGGGAGGCAGCAGGCGCTCCGCTCCCGGGGGCGGAGTGGGGCGCCTTCATCCCGGACACGGACACCTTCGACGCCGCGTTCTTCGGCATCTCCCCACGCGAAGCGGCCCAGATGGACCCCCAGCAGCGGTTGCTCCTCGAAGTCGCCTGGGAAGCACTCGAAGACGCCGGAACCGTCCCCCAACAGCTCGCCGGCAGCGACACCGGCGTGTTCATGGGCATGAGCACCAACGACTACCTTCTGCTCAGCAACGAAGCAGGTGCCCGGGACGGCTACACCGGCACCGGCACCACCCACTGCTTCGGCCCCGGCCGCCTGTCCTACGTCCTGGGACTGCGCGGACCGAGCATGGCGATCGACACCGCGTGCTCCTCCTCGCTGGTGGCCATACATCTGGCCATGCGCAGCCTGCGCAGCAAGGAAAGCTCCCTCGCCCTGGCCGGCGGGGTGAACCTCATCCTCACCGACACCACCACCGAGATGGTGGCCGACCTCCAGGCCCTCTCCCCCGACGGCCGCTGCCGCACCTTCGACGCACAGGCAGGCGGTTTCGTCCGCGGCGAGGGCTGCGGAGTGGTGGTACTCAAACGGCTCTCGGACGCCCTCGCCGCCCGGGACCGGGTACTGGCCGTCCTGCACGGCAGCGCGGTCAACTCCGACGGACGGTCGGTGGGGCTGACCGCCCCCAACCTCGCGGCACAGCGCGAGGTACTGCGCACAGCACTGGCCGACGCCCGTATCTCCGCCTGCGACATCAGCTACGTGGAAACCCACGGCACCGGAACACCGCTGGGCGATCCGATCGAGGTGCAGGCCCTCGCGGACGTCCTGGGCGCCCCGCGGCCGGACGGGTCCCGCTGCGTCCTCGGGGCGGTGAAGAGCAACATCGGACACCTGGAAGCGGCGGCGGGCATCGCCGGCCTGATCAAAGCCATCCTCGCGCTGCACCACCAGGAAATACCGGGCAACCTGCACTTCAACACGCTCAATCCCAGAATCTCCCTCACCGGCACACCGCTTGAGATCCCCACCGGCTCCGTGCCCTGGCCCGCGGGCGGGCGCCCCCGGCTCGCCGGTGTCAGCTCCTTCGGCATGAGCGGCACCAACGCACACCTCATCCTCGGCGAACCACCCGAGGCCGAGCCGGCCGAAGACGCCACGGACACCATTCCCGCCGGGCAGCGCTGGGCACCGGGCTCCCCGGTGCTGCTGCCGCTGTCCGCCCGAACCCCTGAGGCCCTGACCGATCTGACACAGGCGTACGCGGACACCCTCGCCCAGACCGCCGACAGCGACCTGCGGTCCCTCGCCTGCACCGCCGCGACCCGGCGCCAGCACCACCCGCACCGGCTCGCCGTCGTCGGCACGACCGCGACCGAACTCGCCGACGCACTGCGCACCGCCGTCACCACGGCGCCCGCCGCCGCCACCAGCCCCACACTCACCTTCGTCTTCTCCGGCCAGGGCACACAGTGGGCGGGCATGACAGCCGAACTCCGGTCCAGCGAGGCGGCCTTCGCCGCCGCACTCGCCGAGTGCGACCGGCTGATCGCCCAGCATGCCCCCATCTCCGTGCTGGAGGAACTCGATGCGCCCGCTCGCCTGCACCTGACCGACATCGCCCAACCCGCCATCTTCGCGGTGCAGGTGGCGCTGGCGGCGCTGCTCGCCTCCTGGGGAGTCGAACCCGACGCCGTGATCGGCCACAGCGTCGGCGAGATCGCGGCCGCTCACCTCTCCGGCGCACTGGACCTTCCCGAAGCCGCCCGCCTGGCCGTACTGCGCGGCCGGGCCATGGCGCAAGGGCATGGGCGCGGCGCGATGACCGCCGTCGCACTCGGGCCGGAGGAGGCAGCCGCCGAGCTGCCCGCCATGGACACCGGCGTCGTCGTGGCCGCGGTCAACGACGACCATTCCGTCGTACTGTCCGGAGACGCCGACGAGCTCGCCGCCGTCGTGGCACACCTGCAACAGCGCGGTGTGCGCTGCCGCGCACTGGACGTCGACTACGCCTTCCACTCACCCCAGATGGCCCCGATGGCCGAACAGTTCGCCCACGACCTCGGCCACGTCACCACACAGCCAGGCAGCCGGCCGCTGTACAGCGCCGTCCACGGCAAACGCTGCACGGGAGAAGAACTGACCGCCGCGTACTGGGCGGACAACATACGGCAACCGGTGCTGTTCGCGGAGGCGGTACGGGCCGCGGGCACCGACGGGCACACCGTCTTCCTCGAAGTGACACCGCACTCGGTCCTGTCCGGCCACCTCAAGAACCTCCAGCCGCAGGCCACCGTGATCCCCACCCTCAGGCGGAATCGGCCAGAGGTGCCGGCCATGCTCACCGCCCTGGGCGCCCTCCACACCAGCGGCTGCCCGGTGGACTTCGCCGCCCTGTACCCCGAACGTCCCCGCCCGGTGACCCTGCCCACCTACCCGTGGCAGCGCAGACGCCACTGGCTGCACACCCCGCCCGCATCCACCACGGCCACTGCTGCTGCCCGGCACCCGCTGCTCGGCACCCGGTTGGACATCGCGGGCACCTGGGCGGTGTTCGAGACGCGGTGGGCAGCGGTGGACGAACCCCTGATACGCAAAGCCGTGCAGGCGGCAGCGGAAGCGGCCTGGGACGCCGGGCCGGTGCGGATCGAGGACTTCACCATCCAGGGAACCCCTCCGGCGCCGGGCCGGGTCCAGCTCGTGGTCAGCGGCTCCCCCCAGGACGGTGCCGTGGTAACCGTCCACGGCCGGGGGGACGACGGCAGGTGGACACCGTGCGCCACCGCACGCGCCCAGGCGCGGCCCGCCGGCGCCTCATGGCCCCAGGAGCTGCTCGCCCTGCCCGCCGACCAGCGCGAGGACGCCATCGCCCTGGCCGTACGTACCGACACCGCGACCGTCCTGCAACTGCCCTCGCCCTCCGAGGTCGGGGACGATCAGCCGCTGATGGACCTGGGCATGGACTCGCTGATGACCGTACAGCTGCGGCACGAGCTGGCCGCGCGCACAGGGTGGGCGCTCCCCTCGACACTCGCGTTCGACCACCCCACCCCCCGGGCCATCGCCCGCTACCTGATGGACGTACTCGACGCCGGCGGAATCCAGGAGGACACACCATGA
- a CDS encoding glutathione S-transferase family protein, with protein sequence MKVYGTTTSACTHKVLMVLAEKGCEAELVEVSVLKGEDKSPEHRVRQPFGEIPVLEDDGYLLYESRAIIRYLDQRLPGPSLTPADLRSRGLMEQWISIEQSYVSGPVWELVRSGPVYDVIRNSPGAALMPPPPDAAAITAARAELAQAFDVADARLAEHPYLAGPDFSLAEVTWLPYLQYLFASGGGDLVTQRPHLARWWQQISNRPTWQAVGKVLDRPE encoded by the coding sequence ATGAAGGTCTACGGAACGACCACCAGCGCCTGCACACACAAGGTCTTGATGGTGCTGGCCGAGAAAGGCTGCGAAGCGGAACTGGTCGAAGTCAGCGTGCTCAAAGGCGAGGACAAGTCCCCCGAGCACCGGGTCCGCCAGCCCTTCGGGGAGATCCCCGTCCTGGAGGACGACGGCTACCTGCTGTATGAGTCCCGGGCCATCATCCGCTACCTGGACCAGCGGCTCCCGGGCCCCTCGCTGACCCCCGCCGACCTCCGCTCGCGGGGACTGATGGAGCAGTGGATCAGCATCGAGCAGTCCTACGTCAGCGGCCCGGTATGGGAACTGGTCAGGTCAGGCCCCGTCTACGACGTGATCCGCAACAGCCCCGGAGCCGCACTGATGCCGCCCCCGCCGGACGCGGCGGCCATCACCGCGGCCCGAGCCGAACTCGCCCAGGCCTTCGACGTCGCCGACGCCCGTCTGGCCGAGCACCCCTACCTGGCCGGCCCCGACTTCTCCCTCGCCGAGGTCACCTGGCTGCCCTACCTCCAGTACCTGTTCGCCTCCGGCGGCGGCGACCTGGTCACCCAACGCCCTCACCTGGCCCGATGGTGGCAGCAGATCAGCAACCGCCCCACCTGGCAGGCCGTCGGCAAGGTACTGGACCGGCCCGAATGA
- a CDS encoding cytochrome P450 family protein: MNTYDLWSDHTSADPLPTLARMRSDAPAIRLFNPYQDAPEWWVTRYDDVAALLHDPRFSRDKRKLSEQARARYFRVTELDQLDQHVLYSDPPEHTRLRSLVGKAFTPRRIADLTPRVEEAVERLLDQAEQHDTTDLLEALAFRLPLAVLTELIGIPEEDREKFREWTGILVAPADFTALARMATEFQEYLERFLAQRRTSPRPDLTSALIAAEESGERLTPAELMSMVFLLIAAGFETTGNLIGNSVWALLTHPDQLRRLRADPALTGSAVEEVLRYCPPVKNTTGAFPLEDTEFCGVTIPAEEMIVGSLLSAHHDPTHFPDPERFDITRTPNRHLAFGHGIHFCLGAALARLETTITLNALLRRYPHLTLAADPDTLRWKDGVFIRGMETLPVTWGDR, from the coding sequence ATGAACACGTACGACCTGTGGAGCGACCACACCAGCGCCGACCCGCTGCCCACCCTCGCCCGGATGCGTTCCGACGCACCCGCCATACGACTGTTCAACCCATACCAAGACGCACCTGAGTGGTGGGTGACCCGGTACGACGACGTGGCCGCCCTCCTCCACGACCCGCGCTTCAGCAGAGACAAACGCAAACTCTCCGAGCAGGCCCGCGCCCGCTACTTCCGGGTGACCGAACTGGACCAGCTCGACCAGCACGTGCTCTACTCCGACCCTCCCGAACACACCCGACTCCGCTCCCTGGTCGGCAAAGCCTTCACCCCACGCCGCATCGCCGACCTGACACCGCGCGTCGAAGAGGCCGTCGAAAGGCTGCTGGACCAGGCAGAACAGCACGACACCACCGACCTGCTGGAGGCCCTCGCCTTCCGGCTCCCCCTCGCCGTCCTCACCGAACTGATCGGCATCCCCGAAGAAGACCGGGAGAAGTTCCGCGAGTGGACGGGCATCCTGGTGGCCCCCGCCGACTTCACCGCCCTGGCACGGATGGCCACCGAGTTCCAGGAGTACCTGGAACGGTTCCTCGCCCAGCGCCGCACCAGCCCCCGCCCAGACCTCACCAGCGCGCTGATCGCAGCCGAGGAGAGCGGCGAGCGGCTGACCCCGGCCGAGCTGATGAGCATGGTCTTCCTCCTCATCGCGGCGGGCTTCGAAACCACCGGCAACCTCATCGGCAACAGCGTATGGGCCCTCCTGACACACCCCGACCAGCTCAGGCGCCTGCGCGCCGACCCCGCCCTGACCGGCTCCGCGGTCGAAGAAGTCCTGCGCTACTGCCCACCGGTGAAAAACACCACCGGCGCCTTCCCCCTGGAAGACACCGAATTTTGCGGAGTGACCATCCCCGCGGAAGAAATGATCGTCGGCTCTCTCCTCTCCGCACACCACGACCCCACCCACTTCCCCGATCCCGAGCGCTTCGACATCACCCGCACACCCAACCGCCACCTCGCCTTCGGCCACGGCATCCACTTCTGCCTGGGCGCCGCACTCGCCCGTCTGGAAACCACCATCACCCTCAACGCACTCCTGCGCCGCTACCCCCACCTCACCCTCGCCGCCGACCCCGACACACTGCGCTGGAAAGACGGCGTATTCATCCGAGGCATGGAAACCCTGCCCGTCACCTGGGGAGACCGGTAA
- a CDS encoding NADP-dependent oxidoreductase has translation MQAITVRDRDAGLAGMSLTDMPYPHAAENDVIVRVHAAGFTPGELDWPGTWTDRAGRDRTPSVPGHDLSGVVAELGYGTTGLRVGQRVFGLADWTRNGSLAEYAAVEARNLAPLPADIDHTLAAALPISGLTAWQGLFDHGRLTTGQTVLVHGAAGGVGSIAVQLAREAGARVIGTGRSADRDRALALGVDTFLDLRTEELEDAGEADVVFDVIGGDILDRSAALVRAGGTLVTIAMPPKVQPKEGRAIFFVVEPDRARLTDLAARLRDGRLKPVVGAVRPLAEAPAAFAPGKRTPGKTIIRVTQDGTGDRS, from the coding sequence ATGCAAGCCATCACTGTGCGAGACCGTGACGCCGGTCTCGCCGGGATGTCCCTGACGGACATGCCCTACCCCCACGCGGCCGAGAACGACGTCATCGTGCGGGTGCACGCGGCGGGCTTCACCCCCGGAGAGCTGGACTGGCCCGGCACGTGGACCGATCGTGCCGGCCGCGACCGGACGCCGAGCGTACCCGGGCACGACCTGTCCGGTGTCGTCGCAGAGCTGGGGTACGGCACCACCGGCCTGAGGGTCGGCCAGCGGGTGTTCGGCCTCGCCGACTGGACCCGCAACGGCTCGCTCGCCGAGTACGCCGCGGTGGAGGCCCGCAACCTCGCGCCGCTGCCGGCGGACATCGACCACACCCTGGCCGCCGCCCTGCCGATCTCCGGGCTGACCGCCTGGCAGGGCCTGTTCGACCACGGCCGCCTTACCACCGGCCAGACCGTCCTGGTCCACGGTGCCGCGGGCGGCGTCGGGTCGATCGCGGTACAGCTCGCCCGCGAGGCCGGCGCCCGGGTCATCGGCACCGGCCGGTCCGCCGACCGGGACAGGGCTCTCGCCCTGGGCGTCGACACCTTCCTGGACCTGCGGACCGAGGAACTGGAGGACGCCGGCGAGGCCGACGTCGTGTTCGATGTGATCGGCGGCGACATCCTCGACCGCTCGGCCGCCCTGGTCCGGGCCGGCGGCACGCTCGTCACCATCGCCATGCCGCCCAAGGTCCAGCCCAAAGAGGGGCGGGCCATCTTCTTCGTCGTCGAACCCGACCGCGCTCGGCTCACCGATCTCGCCGCGCGGCTGAGGGACGGCCGGCTCAAGCCGGTCGTCGGTGCTGTGCGGCCGCTTGCCGAAGCGCCCGCCGCGTTCGCCCCCGGCAAGCGCACTCCGGGCAAGACGATCATCCGCGTCACGCAAGACGGAACAGGAGACCGATCGTGA
- a CDS encoding sigma factor-like helix-turn-helix DNA-binding protein: MALVGARFRRETCGGPWLPEPLLTGPDASQPVLVDESVGSAMLLIMEELSPPERVAFVLHDVFGLEFGRIAEVLDVSVPGARQLASRARRRVAKAKQSMPQASKAERERVLAVFRAAYEAGALAGLVRLLHPDAVYVTDGAARSPRRARVWRQRHPDRIDFPEVGGELAQVFYREGVREQVRSIVRSGIHPPARVFPTTSPVRERAAPNGLLA, from the coding sequence GTGGCGCTGGTCGGTGCCCGTTTCCGCCGGGAGACCTGTGGCGGACCGTGGCTGCCGGAACCGCTGCTGACGGGGCCGGACGCCTCGCAACCGGTACTCGTCGATGAGTCCGTCGGTTCGGCGATGCTCCTGATCATGGAGGAGCTGTCCCCGCCGGAGCGGGTGGCCTTCGTCCTGCACGACGTCTTCGGTCTTGAGTTCGGCCGGATCGCCGAAGTGCTGGACGTCTCCGTGCCGGGTGCCCGGCAGCTCGCCTCGCGGGCGCGACGGCGGGTGGCCAAAGCGAAGCAGTCCATGCCGCAGGCGTCGAAGGCGGAACGCGAACGCGTCCTCGCGGTCTTCCGCGCTGCCTACGAGGCCGGGGCCCTGGCCGGCCTGGTCAGGCTCCTGCACCCGGACGCCGTCTACGTCACCGACGGGGCGGCAAGGTCTCCGCGGCGCGCGCGGGTGTGGCGCCAGCGGCACCCGGACCGCATCGACTTCCCCGAGGTCGGCGGCGAGCTCGCCCAGGTGTTCTACCGCGAAGGCGTGCGCGAGCAGGTGAGATCGATCGTACGAAGTGGCATACATCCACCTGCCCGCGTCTTTCCGACGACGAGCCCTGTGCGTGAACGGGCTGCGCCGAACGGACTGCTCGCCTGA
- a CDS encoding LysR family transcriptional regulator, whose translation MDISSAGLRVLRQIAESGSFTAAAARLGYTQSAVSRQAAALERSVGTTLFERRPDGVRLTPSGLTLLRHAHTVLASLAAAERELTGTVPRTELVRLGVFLSAGAVVLPAALAHLAAAGPQITVTTSEGTTPTLIRALRAGSLDLAVLTSRPPHRPFDGDSPRLHVETVADTELVVAVASTGEFAGRTSVHVDELVDAAWIATPSSSSEPLLGVWPGLPGRPRILHSARDWLTKLQLVAGGFGVTTVPNRLSPVLPPGVSLLCVDGAPPEIRRVLVARLPGHPAPAITAVTRAITSTA comes from the coding sequence ATGGACATCTCCAGCGCGGGACTGCGGGTCCTGCGGCAGATCGCCGAGTCCGGCAGCTTCACCGCGGCAGCTGCCCGACTCGGCTACACGCAGTCGGCCGTCTCACGCCAGGCCGCCGCCCTCGAACGCAGTGTGGGCACCACCCTGTTCGAACGCCGGCCGGACGGGGTACGGCTCACCCCCTCGGGCTTGACCCTGCTGCGGCACGCCCATACGGTCCTGGCCTCGCTCGCGGCGGCCGAGCGGGAACTCACTGGCACCGTCCCGCGGACCGAACTGGTGCGGCTCGGGGTGTTCCTGAGCGCGGGCGCGGTGGTCCTGCCCGCCGCGCTCGCACACCTCGCGGCGGCCGGCCCGCAGATCACGGTCACCACCAGCGAGGGCACCACGCCCACGCTGATCCGGGCGCTGCGCGCGGGCTCGCTCGACCTCGCCGTGCTGACGTCCCGCCCACCCCACCGGCCCTTCGACGGCGACTCGCCGCGCCTGCACGTCGAGACCGTCGCGGACACCGAACTGGTCGTGGCGGTGGCGTCGACCGGAGAGTTCGCCGGACGCACCTCGGTGCACGTCGACGAGCTGGTCGACGCCGCGTGGATCGCCACCCCGTCATCGAGCTCCGAGCCGCTGCTCGGCGTCTGGCCCGGCCTGCCCGGACGGCCGCGCATCCTCCACTCCGCGCGCGACTGGCTGACGAAGCTCCAGCTGGTCGCCGGCGGGTTCGGTGTGACGACGGTGCCGAACCGGCTCTCACCGGTGCTGCCGCCCGGGGTGAGCCTGCTGTGCGTCGACGGCGCACCCCCCGAGATCCGCCGGGTGCTCGTGGCACGCCTCCCCGGCCACCCCGCCCCGGCGATCACGGCCGTCACCCGAGCGATCACTTCGACCGCCTGA